The following is a genomic window from Artemia franciscana chromosome 4, ASM3288406v1, whole genome shotgun sequence.
ggatgtcatatacttggatcagctcatcaagagctatcgattgccgtcaaaaaaattctatctgcctcagttcaaaagttgattttttttgtcgtaggccaactttctaacgtcaccacttagaaaggagcaaaggaaaagctccaatttctttagcaatgagagaacttttaaagtttattaggcacatctgataccatttctctaccgcaatcccaagtccaagCAGCCGAATGATAAATttagctgaaatcacgaacagaaatgggtagaaacaatagatggcagcactttcagacccgtgggaaaatgccacatttttgcttctgtaaatttttctatttatcactcaaagaagatatattggctgtggggccgggtaactaccgcatatatttaacatttatacgttttagtccatcttcaatttggaAATGGTGCCTGCCTACTTGCCTGCTACAACgaagctttccactcgaaagcagcaccataggctctggctcgtggacaagcaataaccatcctttttggccccaggcaagagttctgtggagctttccaaaatgtaatgtcatattcatcaatccggcctgaggtccacactttccgtaaaaaccgcacaggttagatcCTTACCAGTTTCCAAGAATAAGCTAAGATCggtggcataggaaaaaaacaaaaaagacgggacaaaaccaaagtgttactCTCACAACACAATGAAACGTAGGGGAAAAGtcagccataaaaaaaaaagaacccgGCACCAAACTACTTGAAAAGATGTAGCCCCCCTTTGAAAGTGTAGTTATCTTTGGGAATCATTAATGTTTGGATTTTTTGGACAAAAAGTATTATCCAATTTAACTATTAGttatgcttatttattttcacgtttCAACGTGTTAAAACTGACAAAAACGTGATACTGGCACACAAACTTCATAATTCTGTAAcaaccaaataattttttaaagaaaatcagtttttttttaggtgtgaATAGAGCTAGATAGGTCCAGGgggtcaaaatatttttattttcatgtttttggtACTCCAAGTGCTAACTatgaaaatttaatctttttattaataaagtttaaaatttcttatttgtAAGTGTAGATGGTGGatgaatgaagatattagttttAGAAAGCAAAGATGTTGGTACCATTGAGAAGAGACGGGATTTGAAAAAGACATATTGTATAGTTATGATACTAAGAGAGAAACTAAAGCCCCAATTAAAAAGCCCgaagatattaaaattttaaattgcagATTGCACACATGTCATAAAATGAAGTTTATTGGTAACGGATTTTAACATATCAAATActagttttcttaatatttataaGACATTTTCATCTAAAGTAAAAAAGTTTCCAAATTTTACCAGAGGCTGTTAGCACATTTATAAAATGGACGTCAAGTTAAGGTTCATTAATAAAAGATTTCGagatattaaatatttggttttcTTAACATCTTTAACACTTGTTGTTTTGAGTCACAACCATGTTCAGATTTTAACCAGTAATCAGATGCCAGTTTTTGATTGACAGAGCGGTAATTTATCATAATCAGATATGTACGGGGAAGTGGGATCTTGGGGTTTAGGCTttcacaaaaaacttaaaatgattttttaagtaatttatcGGTTTTGCATTTTACTGTGAATTTATCACCACATAAAATGAAGTTTCGTCTACATGATTTATGGCcaaatttaatctaaataattttcaaaaattatggtATAGATGTATGAGCAGTCCACCACATAAGGAGACATGTTAAGAAAAACATTTCTTGCTTCATGACATGGACAATAGTCTTAGTTAATATATTTTCCAGCAggagaatttttattttcacttcttTCCTTGTTCTTCCCAGTATTTCTGAGAAATTCATAAATTTCTTAGAACTTATTTACTAACAGAGTatatacccccacccccctaatgtgcaagtaTATACCCAGAATTAAATTCTGAATCTAAATATAACCTTCATTTACATCACAAATGAACTTTACTACCACCCCTAAATATATCCAaatcagggtatatatttgcaaatcatGGGGGTGGGGGTGAATTTCATTTGTGAGACAAAGGAAGGTTATATTTAGACTCAGAATGCAATTCttggtatatatttgcacattaggtggGTGGGGGTTATATACTCTGTAAATATATAGTTTCTAAGAAACACATGAATTTCATAggaaaactggaaaaacaaggaaagaaataaagaaaaaggttCTCCCGCcgcaaaatatattaaatagaataattgtgcatattatgaagtaagaattgttttcttaacatgtttccttatgtgGTGGACTgcttatacatatatataccagaattattttaaaagatagAACAAATTAATCAGGAAAATAgcgttacaaaaaaaaaggtcaaatttataaaaataaacccACCTGATCTCTGGCAGATAGCCATACTTGTATCTATTGTTCAAGGTTTCCAAAAATTTAGTAGCCAGAGCGGGTGGTATTTGACCATGTTTTTCCTTTATTCGCTTCTCTATTTCGTTGACTGGTGAAtccaaataaacaatcaaatgaGGGTGGAGAATTTCACAATGAGTGCTCAAAATCATAATCTTATACCATTCCTCGACTgaaaaagagaactaaaaatgtaatttattcATAGGGATCGGAGCTCTTACAATATAAATGAACTGAAAAATCGGGTTGATTGGATAGGGTAGTGTCAAGTCAGCTGTGACGTCATTTGGATGATGTTGTGATTCAttcttgaataaaaatattcattagTTTTTTACAGCCAAATCAAATTCCAAAATTTAGACGGCAGTCCACCCTTTTTACCATCATTTGACTGAAAgcctgaattaaaaataaaatctaatttatACTTGGTTTATTCACAGATGAGCAGTTTTGCTACATTCGCCCTCTAATTAACGAATTTTGCTAGAAAGCTCCACTCTATTCGATTCTTTGGATGAGAAAGAGATTAaagatgaaagtttttttctttggccaTTTGTACATGATTGGTTACTTTACGGTTGCCCTTCAATTCATAGCCCTTTAATTATGAATTTTGctcaaaatcttaattttaagcCAATCCCCCACTGAAAAGAATTAAATTCCTCGACTGAAAAGAATTTAATTCCTCgactaaaaagaattaaattccTCGAATGAGAATTAAAGATGAAATTGAACTTATTCTTGGACCATTTGACATGATCACCTATTATACAGTCGCCTTCTAGTTCATAGCCCTTCagttttgcacaaaatattcattttttaaagcttcCTCGGCTGGAAAAGAGAATTAACGATTAAGTATTCTTTGTTTGTGAACCGTTTACACATGGGAAGTCACTTTGCGGTTGCCCTTCAATTCATGAATTTTactaaaaatcttaattttataCAATTCCTCGGTTGAAAAAGTGAATtaaaaatgcaatattttttaCTCCTAGACAATTTTTAAACGAGCAGTTACTTTACGGTTGGTCTTCAATTCATGAATTTAGCTCAATAGCTTGATTTTATATTTGGGCCATTCGTACAAGATCATTAACTTTAAGGTTGTCCTCTGAGCTTACTGATGTAACCATGAGTGAATTCCGAGAATCGTACAGCTAAAGAGCCCGATCGCAATTCCACACAAAATTCAGGCagaatatatatacatttatttatttccccCAACATACAAGGGTATAAAACACAagtaaatagaataaaaatgcTCCAACAAATCAAACAGAGCAGTAATTTATAGGAGAGAAAAATAGATACAAACAACACAATCTTCAATAATATTTAGTTTTGCTTGTTGCTTGTTTACTTTGTTtgcttatattattttttgtttatattatattatttgtttGCTTATATTATTTTGCctatattatttttgtcatattttgttggttttttcatttgtttgttgtaCTTagattgttttatttcatttatccGATGCTTTGAGTCTTGACCATCTTGATATGTTCGAACCTAGCTGCATTTTTAGAACATACAGCCACAGGGAAACAGAGGAAATACTTGCTCAATATTTTCaggttcaaaattttcattcttttcactgatttccttttaaaaccAGCCATATTTTAGAAAGGCATTGTGATTTTTCCCTCTAGAAATATGGAATAATGTTATTTGCTAACAAAAAAGTCGCAGAAGCAAACCAATGAAATTAGAAAACTATTTTATGGAAGGGGCGCCCACTTTTCGTCACCTTCTTACAACTCAGAATGTCATGTGTGCCGCATAATTCCAGCATGCGTTTCACAGTCCCCGCAGACCTGGACATACTTCCAAAAAGCTTGGCACACGCTACCTGGTGAACGTGATTTCTTAAAAGTCGGTgaccctcattttttttttttttaccacgaacGAAATATATACTTTTCCCTTCGATAGAGCATCGAAGTTCCTAGCTAACTTGGGTTCTAGAAGCCAGTCACCAGAGGTGGTTTTATGGGGGAGACAGAGAGGGTAATTGCACCGGGTGCAGAATTTAGGGGtgctaaatttcaaataaataatgtaaCGGTTACAATcactttgtaattttttaaattgtatcttaattaaaataaagtagagggcgcagttagtgaaattttgttaacaaatgaaaattttgctaaaatttggccggaaaattttttggaagaaaggacataatcaagattttgccccgggtgcaagagaggccagaaccgccaaTTGCCAATCATTCTTAGTTATTTGCTATTACCCTCATCATTAAGTGATTAAATAACGAAAAGCCTAAGATGACCAAATAATCAGACAAAATGATAACAAAATATATAGCAAACAGAAGATATAAACACAGAGccacaaaaagaataaatacgATAAGAAACTATgcacataaaaattaaaacttgcaaCCAAAAAGACTTCATCGCAGCACCTAGCCACTTGAAGCAAAAACTAATAACAAATGTTAATTAAACAACTACATTAAACAATTAAACTATTAAATATAACTACAAAAACAACTAcaattaaaactattaattaaaaaacaattaaactatTAATTAAGCAACTACAACCGTTAGATTCCTTCCTCCAGTCCAGTCaatataaaataagtaataGCAATaagtagggggagggggttaaagcGGACCCGTCCCTACCAAGAACTTCGGCCAGCTGCTAAAGCCAAAAACTGTTCGTGAAATTACGGCACTAAGCCTCACAGCTTTTTAGATTCTACCAAAATACACGCTCTTGCGCGGCAAAAAAACCCGCGAGTCATTAAAATCCACCCCTAATCCATAGAATTTTCGACAGTATTCCCCCTTCCTCACTTACAATTATACTAGCAACATCAATCCTGTACTTTAGCACAAAAATTCTAACAACGATCAATCATCATTAGTGACAAACGTTCGAGACAACACCCTGTGTTGCCcctattttgtatatatatgttatagAGGAGTTTATAGACAATTGAATTCCAGCGTTCGAAAAAGATCCAAACTCATAAATATTCTGAAAgacaaaattgataaaaaaggaaaaaaaaaataaaaagcaacatAATGCAcgaaaagtaaataaacaaacaaagtcatactaaatatttaatgaaatgaGATACTAAATGAAATGTATGAGCACCATTACTAAATGAAATGTATAAATACCGTTACTAAAAGAGCAGAATGTATGATGAACAGAAAAACCAGCCTCTTTTTGATTATCGATCTTGCAGTAGATCTATTCTATACAGGGGCATAAATTGGAGGAAAAGGGAATTTGTCTCCTATAATCTTTACTTACCTTGCTTGCTGATATACCCACATTCAATCATAGCTTCTGTAAATGCGACATCACTGTATGGATTCTGTTCCAAAATCACTCCTTGACCTGAAATTTCACagacataaaacaaaatagaataaatggataaaaatagTAAACAAAGGTAAGTTATACaatagatttaaaaggaaaacaaacacGAGCAATTTCACAGAAAAGCAAGatttgaaaaaccttaaaaaaaaaatcttttgcccATAACCTTCGATTCAACAGTTAACATCCCCCTACCCTactccccacaaaaaaaaaacttttcctgaAGGCTCAATATCCTCCTGCCAAAAATGTTCAATGGTTTTCGTACAAATatttaacttgttttttcaatcTCTTCAGCTTTCGCAATCACTTTCTATTTACAATCAACCTTAGCAGCGTTAATTCAAAAGACTAAACATCTAAACATCtatttaaggaaaaaatttgaattattcttTTGAAACAAGAAGGGAAATAAAAACCGAAATTCAACGAGAAAAAAATTTACGACGATCTTCTAGGGatgtctttatttaaaaaaaaaaaaatacagaaaaatcgCTGCTCCTTCCCATATTTTCGTGATGGGTGCCCTTGCAACCAACACTAGCTCAGAGACAACAAAGACATTTCCACCGATATTGCCAGCTAGTAAGTACTGCATGTAGAATCCAAAGTTGCACAGGAGCTGgatacgagttttttttaaaagattttgaaCTTCAGTTCCAGTGCCATTGGACCCGTATGAGTTTAAAAGAATTAATCCGTCATTTGATACTAGCATGTGCTGATTTTtccatttatcattttattaCAATACTACATGATCTATggcttaataataaattttattgttttattatttttatttattatagctttgatatttacctattatttatttttataactttttttcctattttaactCTCCACTACCTCCACCCCTTTTCACAGTCAGTTTGCTCAAATTCCTGGGAGGAACGTCTGGGCCTATCTTATGATCACCCCACTCTTTTATCCAAGTATCCTTCAAAACTGTTTAATACTTACCTGTGCTTAACAGATGAGTCACAGCATTTGCATACTGCATAAACCGCAGCTTATAAATTTCAACTTGCAACCTCCCATTATGTTTATTCTTGGGGTCCTTCAGAAAATCATTTACATCCCAAGGGTAGACATTTCCAGGCAAAACATCCCTATAATTTCGAATGTCATCTCCATTGGGCTGTTTATAAATTTCATCCATTGACACTGCAGGGTAATACTTCATATCAAGTTCCTCAGCAAGGCCAGCAGCCAGCTTAGATTTGCCAGCATGAGGCATCCCTTCAACACAAATGATAGCTGAATTTTCATCAAATCTGTCACGGCAGTCATCATAAAGACCATGGATGTAGgggtaaaaatttttcttttcgtaaGGAAAGGGTGCTGGTTTGTCAACTTTTTCTCGTAGGGTTTTGCCACATATTCCTCTGCTGGAAATGTAAATTCCAATAGCGTGACAATTAGCGTCAACTGAAAGATCAGGAAGGCGGAGGACTCCTAAAGCTCTTCTAATGACATTCATTGTAGTAATTTGGAAGAAACTCACAGGCTTCAATTCCCAAGCCTTAGCtctgtaaaaaaagaagttgaaatATCATTGTGATTATTAAATCAAACTGAAACTCAATTTGATGGGAAGGAGGAAAGGAAAACAAgatgaaaaacaaggaaaattggGAAggagattaaaaagaaaaaattatacgcAAATTGATtctctgaaagaaaaaatttcactgaaagtacaaaagttgatttttattttattttttttaaatagaaaacaaattttgagataatacAACATTTTATAAGCGTATTTTACAGCTAATCGGTAACTAAAATAAGCTTGAATAGGTCTCCacacaaaaaattcaactaggTAAACATCAGCAAACACATATGCAGTTCAATCCctaaaaacttaattaaaaaattcgACCTAGAAAATTCAGACAatagatatatatttgcacatgcAAAGAGTGCTTGGTTTTCTCTATAACTGATCCAAACAATTGTACAAACTGCAGCCTTTTATGTGCTATTTCCATCTCGACCCCCCACCCAAGATATTCTTTGTTCTCCTCTACCAAAAGGATGAGGTATATGTTCATCCATGAACAAAGACACAATCAATCCACTTAGCATTCAACTTGGCATAATCATGCTAAACTCAATTAAAGCGAAATATACGTAAACAAAACTCAGCCCAGCAAAAAACCTATGTAAAAATATCTGCCcaaacaaaactcaaattttaagcattaaaattGACCTTGTTTCAGGATGTATGATTCTTAGGTTAGAATCTGATTAAGGTTTCATTTTTGTCCCTTTCACGAGTTGCATTAAACTGGGACTCAACACTGAAGATGATTGACTTGGCCCAAACTTCCTTGGACTGAGCCAACACAGACTGAGTCCcttctttcatttattaggTTCAAAAAGCGCAACCTGGGTATTCAATCAGGGTATTCAATTGTGCTTAAGCTGTcgtttttaaggaataaatataacCGAAGTTAGTAAAATGttcaactttagcataaagaacagagagttgaggagggggcagccatcctcacatacagaataatatttgtttgttttaagttctaatgttgctccttactttcaattgattttttttttcgatttactTCCATTTGTTTCAATATCATACCCCAGGATTACCATTAATACAAAGAGGGCTACAACTCTCTCAAACAGAGCTCTTTAAATGAAAAAGCAAATTCTGCACAGCAATGCTTTGAGGGAACAGCCATCTCTGTTGCTTTTCTTCTAACCACAGATTTCTTTGTCTATTATTTTCATTCAGGAATCATTGTGATGCTTGTTGCTGCATGTCTTCTAGCTTCAAGTCTCGTTGTGCTTCATTTTCCTACTTCATTACCTCAGACATCTTTCCATGACATCTAAGATCAGATTGTCTTGCGCAATGTTTTCCTTAgcaattcaatgtgattttGCTGTCTCTTGTTCTATGTCATTTCCTTTAGCTGTTCAGTCATTTgtcatcttgtgtaattttgcatgcGCCATAGTCTATGGTTTTTGTGTTATAGTCAGGTCAGAGATACTAAGAACAATACAA
Proteins encoded in this region:
- the LOC136026239 gene encoding NADH dehydrogenase [ubiquinone] 1 alpha subcomplex subunit 10, mitochondrial-like isoform X1; its protein translation is MNVIRRALGVLRLPDLSVDANCHAIGIYISSRGICGKTLREKVDKPAPFPYEKKNFYPYIHGLYDDCRDRFDENSAIICVEGMPHAGKSKLAAGLAEELDMKYYPAVSMDEIYKQPNGDDIRNYRDVLPGNVYPWDVNDFLKDPKNKHNGRLQVEIYKLRFMQYANAVTHLLSTGQGVILEQNPYSDVAFTEAMIECGYISKQVEEWYKIMILSTHCEILHPHLIVYLDSPVNEIEKRIKEKHGQIPPALATKFLETLNNRYKYGYLPEISQHSEMLVYDWTEMGDEEVVVEDIERINFDRQLDPDNQLFKDWRKLEFRHQWNDIRYRLGTCKNRLETLFQIPTHRVPELFVPVDEAEALYLVQDKIQGKYATGFNPKAGDSVLFKI
- the LOC136026239 gene encoding NADH dehydrogenase [ubiquinone] 1 alpha subcomplex subunit 10, mitochondrial-like isoform X2: MNVIRRALGVLRLPDLSVDANCHAIGIYISSRGICGKTLREKVDKPAPFPYEKKNFYPYIHGLYDDCRDRFDENSAIICVEGMPHAGKSKLAAGLAEELDMKYYPAVSMDEIYKQPNGDDIRNYRDVLPGNVYPWDVNDFLKDPKNKHNGRLQVEIYKLRFMQYANAVTHLLSTGQGVILEQNPYSDVAFTEAMIECGYISKQVEEWYKIMILSTHCEILHPHLIVYLDSPVNEIEKRIKEKHGQIPPALATKFLETLNNRYKYGYLPEISQHSEMLVYDWTEMGDEEVVVEDIERINFDRQLDPDNQLFKDWRKLEFRHQWNDIRYRLGT